TGTTCTCATCTTGTCTATTACTGCATATCTGTTTGTGTGAAACTCTATGTTAAAATGCGTCTTTCTCCTTTAATATCTAGGGAAGTGCTGACGACACCTCACTCCTGGCAGTATGCTGTCCTCCTGAATAAATTCAGTTTTTCCTCTGAAGTGGAAAATGAATTGCGTTTGAAGGGTTATCGCCTCCTTTTCCCAGAAACCTCCCCCTGCTTTCGACAGTCACTCAAGTGTTATATCATGAGCGCTCCTGGAAGGTTCCCGGCGCAGAAACACAGAGCTGGTAAACTGAAGGACTATTACCTGCTGAATGCTGCATCGATTCTGGCTGTGCTGGCCCTCGACCCGGAGAGTGGGGAGAAGGTTCTAGATATGTGTGCTGCTCCAGGAGGGAAATCCATAGCCGTGCTTCAGTATGCTAGGCCAGGTAACCCACTGCACTCTTCAACCAATCAGAGCACATGCATTGGATGCTGGCCTACTTAAATAACCCATTAAGGAAGTTATTTAGAGGCAGGATGTTTTGCATTCATTAGGAGGTCTTTTTTGCTACTGCAGTCAAATACCTGAAAATGCTACAAAACAAGTCTGATTCTGCACATCACGAAATTGAGTTGTCTAATTTGTGTCTTGAACGTAATCTGTGTAGCATGCCCTCACTGCCCAGCACATTATTTTGCTCCTGCGCATTATTTGAAGGTACACAAGAACAGATGTTTCCTGGAAGTCTTAATTTTGCAGAATCAGCTGAGGAAGGGAAAAGATACTGAAAAGACTGTGACGAATACGCCAGTGTGtggtattcatttaaaaaaaatcttagatTATTTTGAGCTTCTACAGAGATCAGATAGTTGGCGATGGGGTCTTTCAGTGCCTGGATGGTTTCAGTTGAAGTTTTGAGAAACTGACAGGTATTTCATAAAAGCTGTATGTTGCAGGAGAGGATTCAAGAATCCATGAGAATCCAAGAATGTACAGTATTAACACTTAGTATTTATACAGTAGAAGTTGGCATCGGTGTCTGTGGGTAATCCATTCCCGGACCACCAACAGATTCCAAAACCTGCGGATAATCAGATCCACAGgtggccatcagaggacctccggatgtgaccagaagtgccttctagtcgTGTTGAAGAGGTTCTAAGGAGTGCTTTCTAAGTGTGCAAAGTGTTTCAAGTTTCTTACTCTTCATGTTATTCTTCAGGCAATCCTATAAGTAAGCACCCCTGTGTTGCAACAGGGGAGGGTGAGAGGaaatgacttgcctaaggccactgacTCATATTTGCCAGATTTCAGCAGTGGTGGACATGCAGCTGTGTGTGATAAAGTACCAATGACCCCTTCTTTGTTGCATAACAGGAAGAGCTGCAACAGGGCATGAACACATGGGGGTGGAACTGTTCTCTGCCATCTGTTCACAGCTGTTCGTCAacagggggcaaaacactaagggtgcaatcctaactgcaccttgcGCTGGTGCAAATTCCatgaagcatgtttgtgcctccttgggagtcggttgggccggtgcagggatgcgcgccagcccacagaggctgaattcagcctctgcaccaacttgggcagggagggttgtgttggctgagctcagctgacacaagggtctggggtgggtgggtaggaggcagggaaaaggtgggagggaggtggtcaggcaggtggggagcaggaggtggggctgggacccggcttttatgctggatcccaaccccattccccaagcagtacgaagtggctgcaagccgctctgctctcctcaaacttatgccactccggaggtggcgcaagtccaaggagacccattggggctgtggtggcttatctgagggtaagaggaagagtttcttcttgcttctggctgagccacttcaggccccagtcttgcttcctggcctgcctgttccagcacaggataggattgcactgcaagtttcTTCAGATGTCTGGCCACTGgtataaagcagcccctcctccttgccttcagagccagtccctttacaccagcagccaggcttctgaagaaacttagtgttttgcccccctccaggaacaccagtggacTTGcccgcatgcacacacacaaaagtacaCGGAGCAAGTTTTTTCCCTTGAAGTTCCTGTCCCTGTCAGCTAATTTTACTCTTGTCAGTATAAAAACAGCCAGAAGGGAAAAACTTCAGAGGGAAGCAACTGGTGGGGTGGAGGGTTAAGCACTTTGTTCCTTTCTTTGATGGAAATTGTCACCTAATGAGGACACTCTGCAATGGGTAAAGAGCATCAGGGATTCCTTGCAGATCACTGCAGTGCACTGTTTAAAtggctcttttttattttattcttgttCTCACCATCTGGCTGGATGATGGGTCATGTGATGAACtgagagcacaagcctgtgcatgtctactcaaaagtaagtcccattgtgttcaatggggcttactcccaggaaagtgtttataggattgcagcctgacaaaaCGTTCATGTAAATCACCATGGAGTGCGCACCAACCAACTGGTCACCTCACCATGACATGCTATGTGCCTGCTTCATTTCACACACATGGCAAAGTGTGTCTGGGTGGGTCATAACTCTTGAGGTCAGGATTTGACTAGCTGTCGATGCCTGCAAGATCAGAATCTGCTGTTGTGTTGATAAGTTTTTAAgatttgttttgtgtgctccagCTTGGGGCACTTTCTTAGGAAGGCTGAAAAGTATTTATTTATCTAAGATTATTCCTGTGCAGGGCTTCTTTATGCCAATGAGTATGATAGCTTGAGATCAAATTGGCTGAAGCAGACACTGGAATCCTTCATCCCCACATCTTTGATGAATCTAGTTATCACTTCTCAGCTGGACGGAAGACAAATCGGAAATCTCCAGCCTGAAGCATTTGATAAGGTATCTCGATAATTGGCTAACAGCTTAATGGGGCActtactcctttttttttttttactcccttGAGTTTTTTTAACTCTAGCTCATCACACTTCTCAGTGGCAGTTCTTCTTACTCTGTTATGTGAAACATTGAGTAAATAAGAGTTTAAAAATATGTAGTTTATTCATAACAGTTTTATTCTGCTCTTCATTTTGAAAACTAACTGTGGTTTCTGTGGGGCTCCCATCAAGGTGCTTACTGCATCCATGTCTTCTTAGCTATAGCGTTGGATGATCCCAGTCCACTATTTTAGTAATAAGCATATTTAATTTTGAACTACTTTTCACTGGAAGAGGTGGTCATATGGGGTTATCTTCAAATCAATTCTCTCTCTTCACACCCTCCCATGAAATGTTAGATACTATACAGGTGTGTACTATGCAGGTGGGAATATGTTCTCCgattcctgttgttatgcgattaggtcattaagtgaacattcagtccaatctattgcctttgttgtataaacagacactagctggctacacagATAGATTGCCTCTGTTGCGTTAAGAggctctttgttgtgtaagcagacacccTGTTACAGGCTATCAGAGATGCGATTGCCTcgttaagagcatctttattgtgctttgaccactgtcaggTATGTGATCTGTCATTAAGCGAAtggttaagtggcacatgcctatAAGTGCACATGGAGCAGGGCTTTCTCTGTGGTAGCCCCCGGtaactccctcccacctctcacACTAActaacctgctctggcaggcgTCTGGCAAGCCGATGACACAAGTGGGAAGGCTCTGTGCATTtcacaggtttttttcccccagcagtagccagcattctgttttcagcagaacatgcattccactgctGGTTGGCCctgattggattgggccataagttttgTGGcaaggttaacccatttctgcccagcccacaggtgtacacattttatcccggttgtatatatgcaacgttggacagaaatggcttaagatgacTAGCACCAAACATAATACAGAAGAAGTGGTTAATTTAGCACATTTGATGAGAATTAGAAATGGCAGGCTAAGTCACAACTTGGAAACCGTCATTGTTCATTTATTTTTGGAAATGATTCTGGCATATCAGAAAACATTTCTTGACAGGTTTTTCGCTTCCATAAATATTTGTTAAGCACACGGTTAGGGTGACAGTTCCCATTTGTACAAAATGCTATTTGAGTttgaaatgcaataaaatatttgaagTGGTAAGCAGCTTTttgctaggtttttttttttttagcttgcgAGTGGGTGATTCTCTCAAATCACATAGAAAACAAATAAGTGACATTTCTTGCCATCTGCCTCTAGTTTATTTTTTCACTTTCTTTGTATTGTTGGTCTTCAGGTATTAGTGGATGCCCCGTGCTCAAATGACAGAAGCTGGTTATTTTCCTCTGATCTCCAGCAGGCTTCTCTACGATTAGCACAAAGAAAGGCATTATCTGCTATACAGATAGAGCTGTTAAGGTAAGAAGTGTGAAGGAAAACAGACTGCAATTCAATAATGCTCAACCCTGGAGTGAAGGACATGCTAAAATTGTATTCTGAGGCTCTGCATCTATCTGACCCGTATACTCTCCTCTCATATATGGCCACATAACTAGTTGTCATTTACAAAGATATAGAACTAGACTCTTTCTTTTGATAACTGCCATGGTGTACAGGGAAGGCCATTCTGGCCTTCATACGGAGCAAAACACTTGCAACTCAGACATGATCAGGAATGGAAAACTGGGAGAGTTTACAGTTGTCTCAACTTTATTAGAAGCACATATCCTAAAAGTGTTGCTAAAAATTTGTTCTGAAATAAGAAATTATCGACCCTATCCTATTTGCCAGCCatgccagcacagcagccactgtgctggtGTAGGGTGTTGCAAATTTTTACGGCACCCTGTGAGTAAGCAGCATGAGCAagaaggcctgtgctgccccGCTGGCACTAAATCCCAGAGCAGTGCCTGATGGAGCAAATAAGCTTCCACcgggcagtgcaggggcagggatggaggatggaacaggggtggggagggctataacagggcagggaaaaggcagggagcaggcttgATTAGGTCCaggtggggggcaggattggcagagttGGCTTACACCAaatccttttccccctcccaggcttgaaagcccaacatggggcttcttggacttgcactggctcagatctgagtagccccattgcacagtCTGGGGCTCTACaaagggacaagggaacaaatgttcccttaccccgaggtgacTTCCAGCCTGCACTTTTCTGggactggatacagcatgggctatGCAACTCTGCCATACAGTTGCTAGTTGGGATTGAGCTGTGTATCTCTGTCATTATTTGTTACAGCACATAATTTAATAGTGTGACATGTTTTAAAGTTAAGGAATATCAAATGTCCATTTACAAATAAACGGAAGAATCTCTAGTACAAAAAATATGGCTACAGGCTGACAAAAATCAGTAGAGACTGAGAGTGCCTCCCATTTTATTCACCATTGCTCTAGCCTACTGCTCAGGCAATCAGAATTCTGAATTTCCTTACAGTGTGATATAATGGAGAGAATGGTCAATGGATGGGTAGATATAGACTGAGGAGATCAGTTTCACCTCTGTCTTTAGCAGTAAAGAACGCTGAAGTCAATAAATCTGGTGGGGGTTGGTACCACCTGAGGCCATGAAAGCTCACTCTGATCTTTGGCAAGCTCTGGGTCCCTAGATGTGGGAAATGGCTGAGAGTCATGCATATCTCTCTTCTTTCTTGAAGTTATCACTACGTTTTCAGCCTTGCACCTGAATTTACCAATAGCAAGAATCCTTGTGTCAGGGAGGGGAAAGCTATATCAATCTCCTATAGAATCTTTATTGGTTCATTCAGGTCTTTCCAATTAAGAACTAAAGTAGTTCACTGTCTCCTCTTGCCCCTAGGTAACTTCCAGCCTGTTTCTTTCTGgcgctggatacagcaatagTACATCATGAACTATTAGAGAATTCACAGTGTAGGGGCAAACACAGTGTAGAGGCAGTGTAGGGAAGTTGTTTATGTAGTTTTATTGTATATGAAGACTGAAAAGTTCAAGAATTTTGATTATGGACCCATGATCACATTATCAGAGGTTGAATACATTCCCATTGATCTGGCCCCCCCAGCACACAGAAGGTGGCCTTGGATAGAATGCTATCTGTAGAGCATATTTAACACAATCACttccagcacactgacaaagtactaaaattgtcaaggcacaccatcagttttttgacaattgacaaagcacaccacactgacagcagaggctcgctttccccagtggccctactaaccaataatccacccccaaactcccccaATTGCCTAAAATGTGGTTTAAAATTGACTTCATTGTCAAGTCTCCCTGCAaatgactggggggaggggaacaccaCCTTGATATCCTTGCCTACTCAGAGTAGTCTAATTCCCAGGAATCCTTAGGAAAAGGGGGAGATATGATAGTTAGCCAATTTACAAGCACACTTAACAAGTATGTTTTCTTGTGCAAGCccagttgaaatgaatgggagcagtgCAAGAGTATTACTCTATCCTTGTGCGGTTTCCAGTCATTTCAATAGGGCTTGCCTTAAGTTTGTAGTCGAGCAGATTCTTCCTGGCCTTGTTTCAGATGGCAGCTTCAGTCAGAATTGATCACTGCAGCCAGAATGTTTACAATTAAATGTCCCATCTAAATCATTCATCAGATTTAACATCTTATCCTTGGAAAACTAGCAGAGTTGAATTACGTGCATTGGGTTTCTTATTGCTTAAATTACAGTCTTTGTGTTCTGTTTTACAGAGACAAGGAGAAATGATTATTTTTTAATGTCGAACCATATAATCAGATAAAGGTACTGGGTAGAAGGGCTGGTTGAGTTAAGCAgggattttgttttcttcttcctcactcaTTTTCTCCTGCTATATATTATTTTATGGCTATTGATCAAATACTAAAGCTTTTTTATGGAGTGCTGTGTTTCACCTCCGAAGTATCCCAGCTGTCAGAGTGAATTGAGAGAGAAATAAAATAGTTGGTTTTCCTAAATGTACTGTTCTTTATGGAAAGCTCCCATAATGGCAGTGcaagaggcttcccccccccctttcctgcatGACTTCCTAAGGAAAAGGTCTAAAGGAAGCTTGTGATTTATAACCGAAATATGAGTGTCTTATTGCACTAATACATCATGTCACCCGTTTCCTTTGGAGAAATCCATCACATTTAAAACATTGACCTCCTTCAGTTTTCTCTTCCCAGTATTTGACATGTAAAATCCAATTTGTGAACTCTGGGCTCAAGGAAGCATACATCATTCAGTGGAATGTTTGCAGATTTGTATAAATCATTCTAGATTAGAATCCTGAAAGTGGAACATTCTTGACAGCAAGAACCTTGTTGGTGGAGAAAAAGCCAAACAAACTCAAATTGCCCGTCTCCCCAAAGCACATTAAATCCAATTGGGCCTGTTATCTAGAAAAAAGAGGAACAGTGTGTTTGGGGAAAGCATGGTGATCCTGAAGTAAGCTAAGTAGCAAAAAAAACCCAGCGGTGGACAAATAACATTGATGCCATTGCTTTGAATATTAATTCCATGGTTGGCCTCTTGCAGTTTGAAAATAAATAAGCACACTGAATAGTTATTCATCCCTTTCTGTTGTGGAGTGCAGctgaaacaaataaaagcatttcTCCTATCATATTGCACTTTTTTTGTCAGAAATCAGCCAGACATTTCAGCTATATTTTGTGCATGTGTATTCAATACAtcgctcagagcccaatcctgtcattAGGCTTCAGTGCTGGCAGCGCAGCTCAACTTGTGGTGTCGCAAAATGCAGTGCTCTATAGTGCACTGCTGGGACGCTGCCAGAAACAGCCTGTGGTGTTGGCTGTGCGATGGCGGCCTTCCCAGATCTCCAGCACCTGTGAGTCAGCGGTGGATGTGGGCtgtgtgcagggagggggaggaaccagaggcaggtttggggaaggaggggtggataCAACAGCTGTTACGGATGCTGGATCTCATCCTCTCTTCTgaaaaacctccctgccccttttttctccttggatatacgccaccaaaataggtggcatagatctgaagagaAACATAGGTGGCCTGAGGGCTTACgtggaaataaataaaagtgttttTTCACTTCCCTCCTGTTTCCatacaggctccccccccccccaatagtataaattctgtgcctttttggtgcacactgcatgctacagcatggcaGAGGGCAGGGCCGGACTCTTAGTGTGGTCTCAttgaacttaggctgcaatcctgtacacctgAGGTTTCCTAACTGTGCatcacactggttggcaaccaggtctgaccctgcttagtttccgagatcagacgagattgggcatgtgcagggtaacagcacaACACCAGGGAGTTTCACAAGGCACTCCCCCAGAGTGTCGCGAGCCACCAGCTGGCTGGCATTGACACCCACAACGGAGCATGAACAGATGGTAAGAGACTTGGCCTAGTAGGCTGAGCTGCACTGTGTGGTTTTTGCACACTTTGAGAAGCCCACACGtcctccctgagcttcttaccGCCATTTAAAGCTCCGTCACAGgcctccaaatccagaagtaactggtgataaggtcatcaccagtcacttccaggagccatGGGGGGCATTGTGGACCAAAAAAGATTGGGAAGCTctactgtacacacttatctgggagacaattccattgaattcagtgggacttacttctgtgtagaaatacataggatcaGACATATCCTTGACACTATATTttgtttactgcatttatatcccGTCTtcctccctgaagggacccaaggcagctataGCCATGACATGGTGGCCAGTTGGTAATTTGGCCATCATCGGGTGCCCTGTATCTATatcaaaactgggggggggggcagtaggtGCCTTTAATGCGTTCTTGCTTGCGACCTGAATGTCGCAGAAAGTCCTTGAATCAATCttcagcatttccaggtagggcagagtaaaattcctctctgaaactCTGGATAGCAGCTGTAAAGTCAGTACTGGGCTTGATGGACTAATGGTCCATCATTCAGTGTGGCAGCTTCCTATTTTTGCCCCTTTTTGTGGCTATTATTTTCTGTCCATCTCCTCTGCCCATCTAAGCCTAGTATCTGTTTATTTGCTCTCAACCAAAGTTGGCACATTCGCCCTTCAGTTTCTTAGTGCTTTCCAGATTGCTGTCAGAAGAGGCTTCAAGAATTAAGAACGCTTACATACTGTAATGTATGTTACTTTTGGTTTTTAGTTTAtggataacttttttttaaactcagctAAGGAAGAATACTTCTGCAATATATCTCTCATAACAAGAAGTTTGTTTGGCAAAAAAAGGACAAGATTGTGTAGAGGGAAACAGTTCAGCAAATGCATTCATATTAAAACGAAGTGTGAAACTCTTGTTATAACCCAAGATGCTGTTCTTTGCTgcctatttttcacatttcacatttaccacctttcctccaagtaTGTGTAgttggtatacatagttccttctctccttttgtcctcacaacaaccctgtgaggtaggtatgGCTGAGAAACAGTAACCGGCCAGCCCAAACTCACCCAGGAAGATctatgactgagcagggatttgaacctggatgttccaggcctaagtccaattcccaaaccactaccccatcctggctctcagaaggtCACGCCCCATAATGAAAGAGAAATGAATATTATGTTTGGGGGGCTCAACTGTTGGAGATATCCCaaatgtcttgtgtgctgcctagCTTCAGAGGCATATCATAAATTGTGTGTTGTGGATGCAGGAGGGATTTTCTGACCTTTTCAGATTgattttgaatgggggggggaaccacaataagaacataagtgaGGAATAAGAACAATAAGTGAGGAATATATGTGGAGTGACTGCAATGTGGGTTGGCCAGTttgatctttaaaaagaaaacactttcATACAATGGAATGCAGGGATGAAAGTCAATGTGATTTCAGCTGCTTGAGTGGCTTAGAGGGGATTGCTTTCCTGCTGATCAAAAACTGCTCTGCCTTTGGAGAAAATGACTTCTGGTAGCGAACACAAGATGGCAGCATTGAAGTGCAGCAGATTTCACAGTGGGGcctgaatatatttttttttaatgtgaaatatGGATAAATTAGTGACATAATTAATGCTGGCCCTTCTAACAGAATGAAGAACATGCAATTAGTCGCCGAAGGAGTGGGCTGCGGAACTGGAGTTTGTAATACAAATTACTGTACCAGTATTAACCCTCCCCCCGTATCTTACCTATCTATTTACGTTTACATCTATATCACCTAAGCATGTGTCTATATACTGCAAGTGTAACACACAGCGCCTGAAATGCCGCGACGTTAAAACTGGCAAACACGGCAACCTATCACGATGTTTAATTTCTTTCAGTGTGAAGTTGTTGCTTTTCTGGCATTTTGTAAAATCCAAGTTTGTTGAGGGTttgcggggaggagggaggaggtttGGTGACATTTAAAAAGTGcttgatttcattttttccccccaacttgcTCAGAATTTGAAGTGATACTTCTTGCCCCCATATTCTGTTCTCTTTCTatcttccctcctcccttgcgggtttttttttttttttttggcattgctTCTCATGAAATTTCTCATTTATTTCTAATGGAAGGTGTCATTTATTTcactcttgttttgttttgtgtgtgtgtgtgtgttttaatatataGATCCTGGGTTTTTTCCTCAAGATTCAGAGTGGTTAAAAGCAAGAATATAAAAACAATAGAACCATCTTTTAAAAACGTACCTTCACGTATTTAAAAAcatgaaggaaaaaaatatcAAATATATAGTCAGCATATCCTTTaaagcagggtttttcaaactgtgggtcaggacccactaggtgggtcatgagtcaatttcaggtgggttcccattcatttcaatattttatttttaatatattagacttgatgctaccatagtatgtgactgcatttggggaaatgttacaggcctgtacttttaacaagttgctATGTATagtctttgaacaatgatagtaaatgggacttactcctgggtaagtgtgggtaggattgcagcctaggattgttaaaagttttcctgcttgatgatgtcgcttccagtcatgacgttacttccggtgggtcctgacagattctcattctaaaaagggggtcccagggctaaatatgtgagaactactgctttaaagCAAACTTTAAAGCAACCGGGCCcatctaaaaaaagtttcactttaccagccactcaagcctctgtggctataatggtgactgggcagcagagctttccctcctcccccagtagcaggttgtttagcTCTTGATGCTCATAGACTTATGTACCCTGttagtttctcaaactgagtgTGCCCTGTGCTTTACTTGTATTATTTTGACGGAATCCTTACAACAGCATTGTAAGGTAAGGGTTACTCTCGCCATATTTTGGAGTGGCGGAAAGTGGAACAGGGGTGCGTGAGACAGACCTGAGAGGGAAGCAGAGTCAGTTGAGACAGTCTCTTCtgtatcctgtcctccctcatgggcctggaagccctacatggaACAGCAAATAGCTGTTGctgatccaagttgccccatggGGCAGGTTGGGGCTtacccttactctgaggagaccttcagcctgctcctatGCCGTGCTGGATACCGCAGAGgtcatgtggccctgctgcaccagcgcatgttaggattgggctacccagcaATGTGGGCACAGCATTATATTGTTATGATTATCTTAAGAATGCTTATCCCATCCTTCTCCAATATGGACACAGAAAAACTAACAACATGTTAGGGCCAAATAATACATTCTGTGCGATGTCTGTGTTGCcccattttttctttgttttcaaaaaacaaaacttggGACGGAAGGAATGAAATGTGGAAAAATGTGATGGGGATGATGGCTTTAATActgctcggtcatgtcgtgagaatggatgatggccggatcccaaaggatctcctctatggagaactcgtgcaaggaaagcgccctacaggtagaccacagctgcgatacaaggacatctacaaaaGGGAtctaggagtggatctcaacaagtgggaaaccctagcctctgagcgacccgcttggaggcaggctgtgcagcatggcctttcccagtttgaagagacacttggccaacagactgaggcaaagaggcaaagaaggaaggcccatagccagggagacagaccagggagagactgcacttgctcccggtgtggaagggatcgtcactcccaaattggccttttaacccacactagatgctgtttcagaaccaccattcagagcgcgataccagagtctttcgagactgaaggttgccaacagttcagTTCAGTTGTTGTTCCAATCATGTTCCCACCCCAATATTACAATTTACAGTTGTAAGCCTAATGaaacttcctctccccccccccccgcctcactATCATGTAGTGGTGGTGGCGATTTTGATTAGAAGTTTGACTGGTGAGAGTTCCAGAGAcgtggtgccaccactgaaaaggaccTGTCCCAAGTGTCTGACAAATTAATTTCAGTGAAAGGCCAGTTAATGCGCAGGGACCCTGATGCCAATGTAAGGGTTTAGGTAGGTTCATATGGGAACAAAGAGTCCTTGAGACAACCTGGCTCCAGACCATTTAGGGTTTTACTGGTCAAAATCAGTAACCAGCGTTATTAATAACAATGACCTAAATGCCGATTAAGTACCAATATagacatttatttataaaatcattttaaacattttgtttgGTGTCAATATGTCACCATTTGAAATAGTACCCCAGTGTGTGGTAATAAACATGTTCATATGTTTCTAAAATGCTGCAAAATGCGCAGTAC
This portion of the Tiliqua scincoides isolate rTilSci1 chromosome 3, rTilSci1.hap2, whole genome shotgun sequence genome encodes:
- the NSUN3 gene encoding tRNA (cytosine(34)-C(5))-methyltransferase, mitochondrial — protein: MRLLLRSAGLSGLQHRAAGGRPSSGQQRQLETKPEAKLQKQICRVVFEHFEEQYSKELGDAWSPVREVLTTPHSWQYAVLLNKFSFSSEVENELRLKGYRLLFPETSPCFRQSLKCYIMSAPGRFPAQKHRAGKLKDYYLLNAASILAVLALDPESGEKVLDMCAAPGGKSIAVLQYARPGLLYANEYDSLRSNWLKQTLESFIPTSLMNLVITSQLDGRQIGNLQPEAFDKVLVDAPCSNDRSWLFSSDLQQASLRLAQRKALSAIQIELLRSAVEALRPGGTVVYSTCTLSKAENSDVITHILNSCSRVVPVDMSTLARSASQEFTLASSVHQHELLVLPEKGKAWGPMYIAKLRKT